ATCGGGTGGAATCAACAAGACGCAAGCGGAAAACCCATTGAGGACCTGTTCACCATCATAGATGAAACCACCGGGGAGGCGGCCGAGAACCCCGTGGCGGCCGTGTTGCGAGAAGCTGCGACCCGTCCCCTGAACCATGCTCTGCTTCTGGCGAAGGACGGGAGGTCGACGCCGGTCGAAGAAAAGAGCTCTCTGGTAAAGAACAATGCCGGAACGGCTAGCGGCGTAGTGCTTGTCTTACGAGACATCACTCAGCGGCGACTGGCCGAACAGGAGTTGCGCGAGAAGGAAGGACGCTTCCGGACGCTGGCCGATACGACGCCGGTTATGCTGTGGCTGTCAGGTCCAGACGGCCTTCGCACCTTCTTCAATCAGCCGTGGCTCGACTTCACCGGCCGGACGATGGAGCAAGAAGTGGGCTACGGTTGGGCTGATAACATTCACCCGGATGATCTGCGGCATTGCCTGGATACCTACACGTCGTCGCTGAAGGCTCGCGAAGGCTTCAACATGGAGTGCCGCTTGAAGCGCGCTGACGGAGAGTATCGGTGGGTAGCGGTCAACGGAGTCCCGCGCTACACGAAGGAAGGCGGCTTCATTGGCTTTGCCGGCTCGTGCATTGACATAGCCGATCGAAAGCAGGCCGAAGCCGCGGCTCAATTCCTCGCTTCGATCGTAGCGTCATCCCAGGACGCGATAATTGGAAAGACCCTTGACGGCGCCATCCTCAGCTGGAATGCCGCGGCCGAGCGCATCTACGGCTACGGGGCCGGCGAAGTGAAGGGAAAGCACATAAGCATTCTGTCGCCCCCCGAGCGTCTCGACGAACTGTCCCATGTCTTCCAGACCCTGAGGGAAGGCCGGTCCATACCTCACCTGGAAACTGTACGCCGAACGAAGGACGGCCGGCTGATCGACGTCGCCCTGACCATCTCTCCCATTCGCGACGAAGCAGGACACATCACCGGCGCCTCAACGATCGGACGGGATATCACAGACCGCAAGCACATCGAGCAAGAGCGCAGCTTGCTGGCGGCGCAAATCGAGACTGAGCGCCAGCGTCTGGATAACGTCGTCGCAAATGTGCCTGGGGTTGTATGGGAAGCATGGGGCCAGCCCGACGAGGCTTCGCAGCGTATCAACTTTGTCAGCGAGCACGTTGAGAAGCTGCTCGGCTACGCCGTGGATGAATGGCTCTCTACTCAGAACTTCTGGCTATCCATCGTTCACCCCGACGACAGGGAGCGCGCCGCCCAGGAAGCCGCCGCAATCTTCGGCAGTCGCAGAGGAGGCACAAGCCGCTTTCGCTGGGTGGCCAGGGACGGCCGTGTGGTCTGGGTCGAGGCGCAGTCGGTTGTGGTGTGCGACGATGCTGAGAATCCCATCGGCATGCGCGGCGTCACCATGGACATCACCGAGCGCAAACGCGCCGAAGACGCGCAGCGCTTTCTGGCGGAAGCGAGCGGGCTGCTTGCCAGCTCGCTCGATTACCAGACGACGCTTGCGAGTGTAGCGAAACTCGCGGTGCCGAAACTCGCCGACTGGTGCATGGTCCACATCGTCACGGACAATGGCAAGCTTCGCCAACTCGCGGTCGCGCACACCGATCCTGCCAAGATAGAAGCGGCCCACGAGCTCCGGCGAAGGTATCCGCTCGATTTGGATTCGCCCATCGGTGTTCCTAACGTGTTTCGGACCGGGAGAGCGGAGTTCTATCCGCGGATCGATCAACAGAAGTTGGAGCTGGCCGCAGGAAACCCGGATTTGGCGAAGATCCTCCGCGCGGCAGGCCTGCAGTCCTGCATGATAGTGCCTTTGGTGGCGCGAAATCGCACGCTTGGTACGATCACACTTTTGACCGCGGAATCGGATCGCCA
The Acidobacteriota bacterium genome window above contains:
- a CDS encoding PAS domain S-box protein, which codes for MPTKSRFGLSPGLLRYGGAVLAVGLATALRLLLDSALGPSIPFAAYFLAAIVVAAYGGLGPGLLSVGLGALLGDYLFIPPRNSLEVADASGILQLSSYCVLSASVCLFIKVIQDARKRAEQNAQALVESRERLATILSSISDAVIATDVEGRVTFMNGVAQSLIGWNQQDASGKPIEDLFTIIDETTGEAAENPVAAVLREAATRPLNHALLLAKDGRSTPVEEKSSLVKNNAGTASGVVLVLRDITQRRLAEQELREKEGRFRTLADTTPVMLWLSGPDGLRTFFNQPWLDFTGRTMEQEVGYGWADNIHPDDLRHCLDTYTSSLKAREGFNMECRLKRADGEYRWVAVNGVPRYTKEGGFIGFAGSCIDIADRKQAEAAAQFLASIVASSQDAIIGKTLDGAILSWNAAAERIYGYGAGEVKGKHISILSPPERLDELSHVFQTLREGRSIPHLETVRRTKDGRLIDVALTISPIRDEAGHITGASTIGRDITDRKHIEQERSLLAAQIETERQRLDNVVANVPGVVWEAWGQPDEASQRINFVSEHVEKLLGYAVDEWLSTQNFWLSIVHPDDRERAAQEAAAIFGSRRGGTSRFRWVARDGRVVWVEAQSVVVCDDAENPIGMRGVTMDITERKRAEDAQRFLAEASGLLASSLDYQTTLASVAKLAVPKLADWCMVHIVTDNGKLRQLAVAHTDPAKIEAAHELRRRYPLDLDSPIGVPNVFRTGRAEFYPRIDQQKLELAAGNPDLAKILRAAGLQSCMIVPLVARNRTLGTITLLTAESDRHYDQTDLALAEDLAHRIALAVDNARLYREAQEAVTAREEALRLHNELLDREHTAREEAETANRAKDEFLATVSHELRTPLNAILGWAHMLRANKLDQTTEDRALETIERNAKSQAQLIEDILDVSRIVTGKLRLDVRPVELVPVVEAALDSVRPAADAKDIRVEAILDPRAGPILGDPDRLQQIVWNLAANAVKFTPKGGRVEVSLTRVNSQVEIVVSDTGQGISAEFVPYVFDRFRQADATSTRRYGGLGLGLAIVRHLTEMHGGTVRAESDGEGMGATFTVTLPVMAAHVDERDAERVHPASGGSTSLESPPRLDGVRVLVVDDERDTREMLTVMIGQLGAEVKTCASSDEAISLLSEWSPDVIVSDIEMPDEDGYDLMRRLRRSEANNGSRQVPAVALTAYARIEDRLRALAAGYQMHIAKPAEPAELAAVIASLVGSLGKSKTF